AGAAGCCGCACTTCTGTGACTGAACACGACCACACACGCAATTGCGGCAACGCACAGAAGGCCAACGGCGCCGAGAAACCATCTGGCTGTTTTGCTCAAGGATAAAACCTCCTATCTAGGTGCGCACATTCGAGCCCCGGCCTTCAATCCGTTGCTCAGCAACGATACATCTGTCGCCAACAAGATTCGACACCCGTCGTCAGAATCCCTTTACGCGCTCGTGACAACACCTTGAACAAGGATGCGCAGCAAGGGGCAGCACAAATGGAAACAAGGGCGTCCCTCTTCCGGAGCGTTTCGCATTCGCGCTGCAGCGAAGGAAGAGGGACGCCCTTTTCTCTTACTGTTGTGTCGTGGTTGTGCCGTGTGTTACTTGCTAATCACATGAATCGGCGAACCCAGCGCAACCTCAGCCGCCTCCATCACCATCTCACCCAAGGTCGGGTGGGCGTGAATCGTCAGGGCAATGTCCTCAAGGGTCGCGCTCATTTCGATGGCCAACCCGAGTTCTGCGATGATGTTGGATGCTTCGATGCCGATGACCTGTGCGCCGACCAGCAGGCCGCTCGCCTTATCGGCAATCAGCTTTACGTTGCCGCCGTCCGCGCCGAGCGCCACGGCACGGCCGTTGGCAGCGTACGGGAAGCGGCCAATCGCGATCTCGCCGTATTGCTCTTTCGCCTCGGCCTCACTGAGACCAACCGTGGCGATTTCCGGATCGGAGAACACAACTGCCGGGATGCAACGATAGTCGACCACGCTCGGCCGGCCAGCAATCACTTCCGCTGCAACCTTGCCTTCGTAGGAGGCTTTGTGGGCGAGTGCCGGTCCGGGCACGATGTCGCCAATGGCGTAAATGTTCGGCACGCTGGTCCGGCACTGCTCATCGACCTCGATGAGGCCTTTTTCGCCGATCTTCACGCCAATCGACTCCAGCCCCAGCTCATCCGTGTTCGGGCGGCGGCCGACGGTGACCAGGATGTAGTCGGCAGTGACCGTCTTCTCTTCGCCGTTCACCGTGTAGGTGAGTGTCGCGGAGTTTTCGTCTTCCTTCACCGACTGCGCCATGGCATTGGTGTAAATGTCGACGTCGTACTTCTTCAGGTTCCGCTGCACCAGGCGGGACAGCTGAGGTTCGAAGGTCGGCAGGATGGAGTCGGTTCCTTCGATGATGGTCACCTTTGATCCAAACTTGGCATAGGCTTGGCCCAATTCAATGCCGATGTAACCGCCGCCGATGACCACCAGCCGTTCCGGCACATGGTCGAGCGACAGCGCTTCGGTCGAGGAGATGACCCGCTTGCTGAACGGGATGGACCGCAGTTCAATCGATCGCGATCCGGTTGCGATAATGCAGCTCTTGAACTTGAAGCGCTCGCTCTCGTGCTCCTTCATGACGCGGACTTCGTCCGGCTTGGAGAAAAACACCTCACCCTGCACGAAGTTGATTTTGTTGCCCTTAAACAGGGTGTTGACGCCGCCCGTCATTTTGTCGACAACGGACTGTTTCCATTCCTGGACCTTGGCAAAGTCCAGACTCGCGCTCGTTTCTACGCCTGGGAACGGGGATTCCTTCGCGGCCTCGTAATGATGCGCGGCAGAAATCAGCGCCTTCGACGGAATGCAGCCGCGGTTCAAACAAACGCCGCCGACTTCAGCCTTGTCCACAACCGTAACCTGCTTGCCCAGCTGTGCGGCCCGGATGGCGGCGACATAGCCGCCAGGACCCGCACCAATCACCAGGACATCGACTTCTTCCGTAAACTCTCCAACTACCAATGCCTACA
Above is a genomic segment from Alicyclobacillus cycloheptanicus containing:
- the lpdA gene encoding dihydrolipoyl dehydrogenase, which encodes MVVGEFTEEVDVLVIGAGPGGYVAAIRAAQLGKQVTVVDKAEVGGVCLNRGCIPSKALISAAHHYEAAKESPFPGVETSASLDFAKVQEWKQSVVDKMTGGVNTLFKGNKINFVQGEVFFSKPDEVRVMKEHESERFKFKSCIIATGSRSIELRSIPFSKRVISSTEALSLDHVPERLVVIGGGYIGIELGQAYAKFGSKVTIIEGTDSILPTFEPQLSRLVQRNLKKYDVDIYTNAMAQSVKEDENSATLTYTVNGEEKTVTADYILVTVGRRPNTDELGLESIGVKIGEKGLIEVDEQCRTSVPNIYAIGDIVPGPALAHKASYEGKVAAEVIAGRPSVVDYRCIPAVVFSDPEIATVGLSEAEAKEQYGEIAIGRFPYAANGRAVALGADGGNVKLIADKASGLLVGAQVIGIEASNIIAELGLAIEMSATLEDIALTIHAHPTLGEMVMEAAEVALGSPIHVISK